The segment GTTTAGATCTGAGTGTTCTAGTGATCTTTATCGCACTACAATTTGCTAACTACGCGATGGGCTCTTTAGTTGGTAACGTGTGGTACATGCTGTGACAGAAAAGACCATCTTTCGTGATGATGACGATCTCATTATTCGACTTTATATCCAACCGAAAGCAAGCCGCGATCAGATTGTTGGCTTGCATGGCAACGAAGTAAAAATTGCCATTACCGCGCCACCGGTAGACGGAAAAGCCAATGCCCATTTAGTAAAGTTCCTTGCAAAACAATTTAAGGTCGCTAAAGGGTTAATTCATGTAGAAAAAGGCTTACAAGGTCGGCACAAACAAATTCGGATTGAAGCCCCGAAAGTTATTCCCTCAGAGATCGCCACCATCATGTAATTTGATTGGTTCAATAAAGCGAATATCAGTAACCGATATTCGCTTTTTTTATCCCCTTACTCTTAGCTACAATCATCAAGTCAAGCAACACATCGCGACATAAAGGAAATACTTCAGTTACTTACTGAAAGATAAGGATACTTCAATGAAAATATTACTTAGCCTGCTACTGCTCGTTTTCACGCTGCCTAGCCATGCTGGACAATTCAAAAAATTTGGCGACTTAGAAGTACATTATTCTAGTTTTGCCTCAACATTTTTAACCCCAGAAATTGCCAGCCACTATAAAATTCAGCGCAGCCGTTACAGTGCGTTGGTCAATATTGCGATTCTCGATACCAGTAAACAAGAAAAAACAGCGGTTAAAGCACAGCTAACTGGTATTGCTCGTAATGTATTAGGACAGCAAAAGAAGTTGAACTTTAGAGAAATAAAAGAAGGTAAATCAATTTATTACCTTGCTGAATTTAAACACGCTAATGATGAAACGTTTAATTTTACGATCACTATTTTCTCTAACGGTAAAAAAGAAACACTGGCCTTTAAGCAGACCTTCTTCGTTGACAAGTAAGCACTTGAGCATCAACCTCTTCTACAATCACTAGGCGCACTCGCGCCTTTTTTATTACGATAACAACCGTTATTATAGCTGCCAATATTACATAGCTTGACGTTCAAAGGCATCAAAATGAGTAAACTTGTACTAGCAACAGGCAATCAAGGCAAAGTAAAAGAAATGGCCGATTTACTGGCTGATTTTGGTTTTGATGTAGTCGCGCAAAGTGATTATAACGTTTCATCCGTTGCTGAAACGGGCACCACATTTATTGAAAATGCGATCATTAAAGCGCGCCATGCGGCAAAGGAAACGGGCCTTCCAGCTATTGCCGATGACTCTGGCTTAGAAGTTGATCACCTCAACGGTGCACCGGGTATTTATTCTGCACGTTTTGCTGGTGAAGACGCATCAGATGCTGACAACATTGATAAGCTACTTGCGGAAATGAAAGATGTACCCGCCGAGCAACGTACTGCACGTTTCCATTGTGTACTTGTGATGATGCGCCATGAAAACGATCCTACGCCACTGGTTTGTCATGGTTCTTGGGAAGGCAGCATCTTAACTGAACGTCATGGCGAAAATGGTTTTGGTTACGATCCGGTATTTTGGGTACCTGAAGATCAATGTGCTTCAGCTCAACTTCCACCAGCTCGTAAAAAGCAACTATCACACCGTGGTAAAGCACTACAGCAATTGTTTAGCGCATTAAAGGCCGATTAAATGCTTGTACCTCCACCACTGAGTTTATATGTCCACATCCCTTGGTGTGTACAAAAATGTCCTTATTGTGATTTCAACTCTCACGCCTTAAAGACAGATCTTCCTGAGCTTGATTATATTGATGCCTTAATTGACGACTTAGAAACC is part of the Photobacterium angustum genome and harbors:
- the yggU gene encoding DUF167 family protein YggU; translated protein: MTEKTIFRDDDDLIIRLYIQPKASRDQIVGLHGNEVKIAITAPPVDGKANAHLVKFLAKQFKVAKGLIHVEKGLQGRHKQIRIEAPKVIPSEIATIM
- a CDS encoding DUF4426 domain-containing protein, yielding MKILLSLLLLVFTLPSHAGQFKKFGDLEVHYSSFASTFLTPEIASHYKIQRSRYSALVNIAILDTSKQEKTAVKAQLTGIARNVLGQQKKLNFREIKEGKSIYYLAEFKHANDETFNFTITIFSNGKKETLAFKQTFFVDK
- a CDS encoding XTP/dITP diphosphatase; translation: MSKLVLATGNQGKVKEMADLLADFGFDVVAQSDYNVSSVAETGTTFIENAIIKARHAAKETGLPAIADDSGLEVDHLNGAPGIYSARFAGEDASDADNIDKLLAEMKDVPAEQRTARFHCVLVMMRHENDPTPLVCHGSWEGSILTERHGENGFGYDPVFWVPEDQCASAQLPPARKKQLSHRGKALQQLFSALKAD